A region of alpha proteobacterium U9-1i DNA encodes the following proteins:
- a CDS encoding transcriptional regulator of AraC family, producing MSEATVSAGYASDLLDLALVKGARRADLLACAGIDDVDLADPDNRVPFESFKRLMRAAKEKCGEPALALHFGARNWFLEGSVVGLITRASATMGEAFAQMNRYARLVVEVDGHESGPRFSIAPRDGGVWLEDHRRNPNDFPELTESTWARFVCNYANAFPDRPHYVKAVHMTHAAPAHRVAYDQFFKMPMTFESDRNALLIDPNFVREPTNQGNRYVFGIFSERAQALLDSLEQAKTTRGAVESLLIPILHTGDVSMDDVAGKMGVSRPTLYRKLKAEGVAYEDVLDDLRRRMSLHYLDGKKVSVNQTAYLVGFSDPSAFSRAFKRWTGVSPAQRRGA from the coding sequence GTGAGCGAGGCGACGGTATCCGCAGGCTATGCAAGCGATTTGCTCGATCTCGCGCTCGTCAAAGGCGCGCGCCGCGCGGACTTGCTCGCGTGCGCGGGCATCGACGATGTTGACCTTGCAGATCCCGACAATCGTGTGCCTTTCGAAAGCTTCAAACGGCTGATGCGCGCGGCGAAGGAGAAGTGCGGCGAACCGGCGCTGGCGTTGCATTTCGGCGCGCGCAACTGGTTTCTCGAAGGCTCCGTCGTTGGCCTCATCACCCGCGCCTCCGCGACCATGGGGGAGGCGTTCGCACAAATGAACCGCTATGCGCGGCTGGTCGTCGAGGTGGATGGCCACGAGAGCGGGCCGCGCTTTTCCATCGCCCCGCGTGACGGCGGGGTCTGGCTTGAGGACCACCGGCGTAACCCGAACGATTTTCCGGAGCTGACGGAATCCACCTGGGCGCGGTTCGTGTGCAATTACGCGAACGCGTTTCCCGACCGCCCGCATTATGTCAAAGCGGTGCACATGACGCACGCCGCGCCGGCGCACCGCGTTGCCTATGACCAATTCTTCAAGATGCCCATGACGTTCGAAAGCGATCGCAACGCATTGCTGATCGATCCAAATTTCGTGCGTGAGCCCACCAACCAGGGCAATCGATACGTGTTCGGGATTTTCAGCGAACGCGCGCAGGCCTTGCTGGACAGTTTGGAGCAAGCCAAGACGACGCGCGGGGCGGTCGAGAGCTTGCTCATCCCGATCCTACACACCGGCGACGTCAGTATGGACGACGTCGCGGGGAAAATGGGCGTCAGTCGGCCGACGCTCTACCGTAAGCTTAAGGCCGAAGGCGTGGCCTACGAGGACGTTCTGGACGATCTCAGACGGCGCATGTCGCTTCATTATCTCGACGGCAAGAAGGTCTCGGTGAACCAGACCGCGTATCTGGTGGGCTTTTCCGATCCGAGTGCGTTTTCGCGTGCATTCAAGCGATGGACCGGCGTCAGCCCTGCGCAACGGCGCGGCGCTTAG
- a CDS encoding amidohydrolase, protein MGFWNTGAAAACALVLSGCATGATDEAATVFRDVSVLTMTSETVLEHQSIIVRDGLIAAIGPTATTPSPAGARVIDGAGRYVMPGLVDAHAHPTAQSELISYALYGVTSLFTLGGEGINDARPAPGLFAPNVLSSGTTFDSTPPINRRFLSLARPEDAGALIDQQLARGAAFVKVYTFLDQPRLCAIYREAHARNIAVVGHIPRALSADEALACLDMVAHGEEFFRYMGRPPTPEGIAAMADAAARHGVFVTPNISAYAGMYRHVTTLDQELADPEAAFLSPPTYQEVQPQNNRYASRPNRDQFRANTVQGMTTLKAFTAALHARGVPLLAGTDAPIMCFPGRCLLQDLDLLREAGLSHYEILRTATSNAGRFVTERMHRNERIGVVEVGARADLIMLSANPLESLDALEDVRGVMIAGVYRTRAEIVGEREALRPAIARAHAQVDEYERLLAAGDMAALTRFIDAQPVDVMFLNMNVVIFDALTLEQEGKRVEALALLTSALRHLPRAHGMWNELGRMRAEGGDVVGARAAYQSVLAFEPLNGVAQAGLAALTPPP, encoded by the coding sequence ATGGGCTTTTGGAACACGGGCGCCGCGGCGGCGTGCGCATTGGTGCTGAGTGGGTGTGCGACGGGCGCGACAGACGAGGCGGCCACAGTGTTCCGCGATGTCTCGGTTCTAACGATGACGTCGGAGACGGTGCTGGAGCACCAGAGCATCATCGTCCGCGATGGGCTGATCGCCGCGATTGGGCCGACGGCGACCACGCCCTCGCCAGCCGGTGCGCGGGTGATCGACGGGGCAGGGCGCTACGTGATGCCTGGTCTGGTGGATGCGCATGCACATCCGACGGCGCAATCGGAGCTGATCTCCTATGCGCTCTACGGCGTGACGAGCTTGTTCACTCTGGGCGGCGAGGGGATCAATGACGCTCGCCCGGCGCCTGGATTATTCGCGCCCAACGTACTGTCCTCGGGCACGACATTCGACTCAACGCCGCCGATCAATCGGCGTTTTCTGTCGTTGGCGCGGCCTGAAGATGCAGGCGCGTTGATCGATCAACAGCTGGCGCGCGGCGCGGCCTTTGTCAAAGTCTATACGTTTCTCGACCAGCCGCGCCTCTGCGCCATCTACCGCGAGGCGCACGCGCGCAATATTGCGGTGGTGGGGCACATTCCACGTGCGCTCTCGGCCGATGAAGCGCTGGCCTGCCTCGATATGGTCGCGCACGGCGAGGAGTTCTTCCGATACATGGGTCGCCCACCCACGCCGGAGGGGATTGCCGCGATGGCCGACGCCGCGGCGCGCCACGGCGTGTTCGTGACGCCGAACATCTCCGCTTATGCAGGCATGTACCGGCACGTGACAACGCTCGACCAGGAACTGGCAGATCCGGAAGCGGCGTTTCTGTCGCCGCCGACTTATCAGGAGGTTCAACCGCAGAACAATCGTTACGCGAGCCGCCCAAATCGCGATCAATTTCGCGCCAACACCGTGCAAGGCATGACGACATTGAAAGCGTTCACGGCGGCGCTGCATGCACGCGGCGTGCCGCTGCTGGCCGGCACGGATGCGCCAATCATGTGCTTTCCGGGCCGCTGCTTGCTCCAAGACCTCGATCTGCTGCGCGAAGCGGGCTTAAGCCATTATGAGATCCTGCGCACGGCAACATCAAATGCCGGCCGGTTTGTAACCGAACGCATGCATCGCAACGAACGTATCGGTGTTGTCGAAGTTGGCGCGCGGGCCGATCTTATCATGTTGAGCGCGAATCCCTTGGAATCGCTTGATGCGTTGGAGGACGTGCGTGGCGTCATGATCGCCGGCGTCTACCGGACGCGGGCGGAGATCGTGGGGGAGCGCGAGGCGTTGCGGCCGGCGATCGCGCGCGCGCACGCGCAGGTGGATGAGTATGAACGCTTGCTGGCCGCCGGAGATATGGCTGCGCTCACCCGTTTCATTGATGCGCAGCCGGTGGACGTCATGTTCCTCAACATGAACGTCGTAATCTTTGACGCGCTCACCTTGGAGCAAGAGGGCAAGCGAGTGGAAGCGTTGGCGCTGCTGACCAGTGCGCTACGGCATCTGCCGCGCGCCCACGGTATGTGGAATGAACTTGGCCGTATGCGCGCAGAGGGCGGGGACGTCGTTGGCGCGCGCGCGGCTTATCAAAGCGTGCTGGCGTTCGAGCCGTTGAATGGCGTCGCTCAAGCGGGGCTTGCGGCGCTTACTCCACCACCATGA
- a CDS encoding membrane protein, whose translation MAAIASSTTSAPRAFADTALARMAGLWFVVALIGQWTFAYYIAASFGGQAIRGDWDAWTARLINGFIEGDLAGNVAVIVHIVLAAVITFLGPLQFIPQIRAGAPSFHRWNGRIYVTTAFVISIGALYMTFSRGTLGAFDANAVKLNGVLIILCAAMTLRYALARKFDAHHRWALRTFLVVSGVWFLRVGYGLLVMIFQGPIPGAQETLDGPTDIVLGFGSYLIPLVVLEMYFLAKRGGQAAKLAASVGLLLATSATAVGIAGAAMIFWLPRL comes from the coding sequence ATGGCCGCGATCGCATCGTCCACAACATCCGCCCCCCGCGCATTTGCTGACACAGCGCTCGCGCGGATGGCCGGGCTCTGGTTTGTCGTCGCGTTGATCGGTCAGTGGACGTTCGCCTACTACATTGCCGCGTCGTTCGGAGGCCAAGCGATCCGCGGCGATTGGGACGCGTGGACGGCGCGGCTTATCAACGGGTTCATCGAAGGCGATTTGGCCGGCAATGTCGCTGTCATCGTCCATATCGTGCTGGCGGCCGTCATCACCTTCCTCGGGCCGTTGCAATTCATTCCGCAAATCCGCGCCGGCGCGCCGTCCTTCCACCGCTGGAACGGCCGTATCTATGTCACCACCGCCTTCGTCATAAGTATCGGCGCGCTCTACATGACGTTCTCACGCGGCACGCTCGGGGCCTTTGACGCCAACGCCGTGAAACTCAACGGCGTGCTGATTATCCTATGCGCGGCGATGACCTTGCGTTACGCGCTGGCGCGAAAATTCGATGCGCACCATCGTTGGGCGCTGCGCACGTTTCTGGTGGTGAGCGGCGTTTGGTTTCTGCGCGTCGGCTATGGCCTGTTGGTAATGATCTTCCAAGGCCCGATCCCCGGCGCTCAAGAAACGCTCGACGGGCCGACCGACATCGTCCTTGGGTTCGGCTCCTACCTGATTCCGCTCGTGGTCCTGGAAATGTACTTCCTCGCGAAACGCGGCGGCCAGGCCGCGAAACTCGCCGCGAGCGTCGGCCTCCTCCTAGCGACGAGTGCAACCGCCGTCGGTATTGCCGGTGCGGCGATGATCTTCTGGCTGCCGCGGCTCTGA
- a CDS encoding methyltransferase, translating into MRASMWAAEPCRKPECQFGDPQGLMGFAALAAMALKNGGQNRAALDALDIRPGDSVIEIGCGPGVALREALRRTGKNGFVAGIDQSATAAHYAAHSVHSHVLKGRAVTMRASADDLPFRDAFFDRAFAVNTFQFWPEPARALREIARVLAPNGRLVITQRASNPERPTTFAGASGGLERVAQACALMKAQGWRLIDERCVRDGARLLAVSIVAERPS; encoded by the coding sequence ATGCGCGCGTCAATGTGGGCCGCTGAACCTTGCCGGAAGCCTGAGTGTCAGTTCGGCGATCCGCAGGGTTTGATGGGGTTCGCGGCGCTTGCGGCGATGGCCTTGAAGAATGGCGGGCAGAACCGCGCCGCCTTGGATGCACTCGACATTCGTCCGGGCGATAGCGTGATCGAAATCGGGTGCGGCCCGGGCGTAGCGTTGCGCGAGGCGCTGCGGCGTACGGGAAAGAACGGGTTCGTCGCCGGCATCGATCAATCCGCGACGGCGGCGCACTATGCCGCCCACAGCGTGCATAGCCATGTGCTGAAGGGCCGGGCGGTGACGATGCGCGCCAGCGCCGACGATTTGCCGTTTCGCGACGCGTTCTTCGATCGCGCGTTTGCGGTGAACACCTTTCAATTTTGGCCGGAGCCGGCGCGGGCATTGCGCGAGATCGCGCGCGTTCTCGCGCCGAATGGCCGTCTGGTCATCACGCAGCGCGCGAGCAACCCCGAGAGGCCGACCACGTTCGCCGGCGCGAGCGGTGGTTTAGAGCGCGTCGCGCAAGCTTGTGCGCTGATGAAGGCGCAGGGCTGGCGCTTGATCGACGAACGCTGTGTCCGAGATGGCGCGCGATTGCTCGCTGTCAGCATCGTTGCGGAACGTCCTAGCTGA